The Bombus terrestris chromosome 4, iyBomTerr1.2, whole genome shotgun sequence genome has a window encoding:
- the LOC100646464 gene encoding elongin-B, protein MDVFLMIRRKNMTIFTDAKDNTTVLELKKIIEGILKIPPVNQQLFNKDNVPMSDGKFLSDYGLTSATAKPQCPALVGLAVRQENGQFEALEMTPFSLPPDLPDVMKSQEANGQEQSP, encoded by the exons Atg GATGTGTTTCTAATGATTCGGCGAAAAAATATGACCATATTTACCGATGCCAAGGATAATACCACAGTTCTTGAActtaaaaaaattatagaag GTATATTAAAAATACCACCTGTGAATCAACAGCTGTTCAATAAGGACAATGTTCCAATGTCAGATGGTAAATTTTTATCTGATTATGGACTAACATCAGCAACTGCAAAACCACAATGTCCTGCATTAGTAGGATTAGCTGTACGCCAAGAAAATGGTCAATTTGAAGCTTTAGAGATGACACCATTTTCATTACCACCTGATTTACCAGATGTTATGAAATCTCAAGAAGCCAATGGACAAGAACAGTCACCTTGA
- the LOC100646222 gene encoding esterase OVCA2, which yields MDNSTTKLRILAIHGYAQSDVIFKTKLGSLRKGFKKEIDFTFLRAPHKVPMRSNFNIDTEEDAYGWWFNTKDHIFKAVVPSNLAVGFEESIVLIEETFKKFGPFDGILGFSQGAAFATLLCFMQQKKLLQIKFEFAIIISGFKSLCTPHGIYYDGKISIPSLHIYGKTDQVIPTEMAEEVSEMFINKTNITHEGGHYIPSKKEYYKEFIMGMFLNKNKNN from the exons ATGGATAATTCAACAACTAAGTTGCGA ataCTTGCAATTCATGGATATGCTCAATCAgatgttatttttaaaacaaaattggGCTCTTTAAGAAAAGGATTTAAAAAAGAGattgattttacatttttaagagCCCCACATAAAGTTCCAATGAGAAGTAACTTTAATATCGATACAGAAGAAGATG cATATGGATGGTGGTTCAATACGAAAGATCACATATTTAAAGCAGTTGTTCCAAGCAATTTAGCTGTAGGTTTTGAAGAAAGTATAGTTCTAATAGAAgagacatttaaaaaatttggtcCTTTTGATGGCATTTTAGGCTTTTCACAAGGTGCAGCATTTGCTACTCTACTCTGTTTTATGCAACAAAAGAAGT TGTTGCAGATCAAGTTTGAGTTTGCAATTATTATATCTGGATTCAAATCATTATGTACACCTCATGGAATATATTATGATGGAAAAATAAGCATACCTTCTTTACATATTTATGGAAAGACTGATCAAGTTATACCAAcag aaatggcAGAGGAGGTTAgtgaaatgtttataaataagaCAAATATAACACATGAAGGTGGTCATTATATACCAagtaaaaaagaatattataaagaatttattatGGGAATGTTcttaaacaaaaacaaaaataattag